The following proteins come from a genomic window of Desulfocurvibacter africanus subsp. africanus DSM 2603:
- a CDS encoding pyridoxamine 5'-phosphate oxidase family protein, producing MLEKVTHLIAEQDICVLATVSDNRPHCSLMAYVVSADGRRIHMATSRSTKKYSNLLRNTSVSLLIDDRSTSEREFASALTLAGTCAPMTEGEAKEQVKQTIVGRHPHLSKFVSHPDVDILEVEIESVLLLQGLSESYFERLA from the coding sequence ATGCTGGAAAAAGTCACTCACCTCATTGCCGAACAGGACATCTGCGTGCTGGCCACGGTTTCCGACAACAGACCGCACTGCTCGCTCATGGCCTATGTCGTATCCGCTGACGGGCGGCGCATTCATATGGCTACTTCTCGGAGCACTAAAAAATATAGCAACCTTCTGCGGAATACAAGCGTGAGCCTGCTTATCGATGACCGATCCACTTCTGAGCGAGAGTTTGCCAGCGCGCTGACCCTGGCGGGCACCTGCGCCCCCATGACCGAGGGCGAGGCCAAGGAACAAGTCAAACAGACTATTGTAGGCCGACATCCTCACTTGAGTAAGTTTGTCAGTCACCCGGATGTGGATATCCTCGAAGTGGAAATCGAATCCGTTCTCTTGCTTCAAGGGCTGAGCGAGTCCTATTTTGAGCGTTTGGCCTAA
- the ispG gene encoding flavodoxin-dependent (E)-4-hydroxy-3-methylbut-2-enyl-diphosphate synthase: MESSAPSRRLTRPVRLGQLVLGDGQPIRVQSMTNTDTRDVPATLAQIERLAAAGCEIVRLAVPDDQAAHALRAIRAGTCVPLVADIHFDHRLAVMAAEAGLDGLRINPGNIGGEQHVDTVVAAAKDKGLPIRIGVNSGSLEKHLLAKYGGPTPEALVESALGHVRMLEKRNFDQIKISLKSSSVPVTVAAYRLMSQRVDYPLHIGITEAGTLLRGAVKSSVGLGILLAEGIGDTLRVSLTHDPEAEMSVAWEILRSLSIRARGPEIISCPTCGRTEINLIGLAEEVEARLRHCDEVFTVAVMGCVVNGPGEAREADIGIAGGRNLGIVFRKGKVVRKIKGPDLMTGFMEEIEKFLEERQEENRT, translated from the coding sequence ATGGAATCAAGCGCTCCTTCTCGCCGCCTCACACGACCAGTGCGCCTGGGCCAACTGGTCCTTGGCGACGGTCAGCCGATTCGCGTCCAGAGCATGACAAACACGGATACGCGAGACGTGCCGGCCACTCTGGCCCAGATCGAACGACTTGCGGCAGCAGGTTGCGAGATTGTGCGATTGGCCGTGCCGGACGATCAGGCGGCCCATGCCTTGCGGGCCATTCGCGCCGGCACCTGCGTGCCTCTGGTGGCGGATATCCATTTTGACCACCGCCTGGCGGTCATGGCCGCGGAAGCCGGCCTGGACGGCCTGCGCATCAATCCGGGAAACATCGGCGGCGAGCAGCACGTGGACACAGTGGTTGCGGCCGCCAAGGACAAGGGCTTGCCCATACGCATCGGCGTCAACAGCGGTTCCCTGGAGAAGCATCTGTTGGCCAAATATGGCGGGCCCACGCCGGAAGCCCTTGTGGAAAGCGCCCTGGGCCATGTGCGTATGCTGGAAAAGCGGAATTTCGACCAGATCAAGATTTCCCTCAAGTCCTCATCCGTGCCCGTGACCGTGGCAGCCTACCGGCTCATGTCCCAGCGTGTGGATTACCCCTTGCACATCGGCATAACCGAGGCCGGCACGCTCCTGCGCGGCGCGGTCAAGTCCTCCGTGGGCTTGGGCATCCTGCTGGCCGAGGGCATCGGCGACACTTTGCGCGTGAGTCTGACCCACGATCCCGAAGCCGAAATGAGCGTAGCCTGGGAGATACTGCGCAGCCTGAGCATTCGCGCGCGCGGGCCCGAGATAATATCTTGTCCTACCTGCGGCCGTACCGAGATCAACCTCATCGGCCTGGCAGAAGAGGTCGAGGCGCGCTTGCGCCACTGCGACGAAGTCTTCACCGTGGCGGTCATGGGCTGCGTAGTGAACGGACCAGGCGAGGCGCGCGAGGCCGACATCGGCATCGCGGGTGGCCGCAATCTGGGCATTGTTTTTCGTAAGGGCAAGGTGGTGCGCAAGATCAAGGGCCCTGACCTGATGACCGGGTTTATGGAAGAGATCGAAAAATTTCTTGAAGAACGCCAAGAGGAAAACCGAACATGA
- a CDS encoding phosphoadenosine phosphosulfate reductase family protein, which translates to MHGQSLEAKCEASLEVLNEALERAGNGLIAVAWTGGKDSTVALNLWMEILHKRERGTPLALSIDTGLKFPETVAFRQAMAQAWQVEVIEVGPEPKAKAPISEDRMECCRLLKIEPLRKAIIERGVSVLINGVRRDEHPSRKDRIAFEQRCNPDYLQVSPLLDWTEMDIWSYIAGRGLPYCQLYDLGYRSLGCVPCTVLAGPGSAERSGRDERKESCLSTLHDLGYF; encoded by the coding sequence ATGCACGGTCAGTCCCTTGAGGCCAAATGTGAGGCAAGCTTGGAGGTCCTTAACGAGGCTCTGGAGCGTGCAGGCAACGGCCTGATCGCCGTAGCTTGGACCGGTGGCAAGGATTCCACTGTGGCCCTTAATTTGTGGATGGAGATATTGCACAAACGCGAAAGAGGGACTCCCTTGGCCTTGTCCATTGATACAGGCCTCAAATTTCCGGAAACCGTCGCTTTCCGCCAAGCCATGGCTCAAGCCTGGCAGGTCGAAGTCATCGAGGTTGGACCTGAGCCCAAGGCCAAAGCACCGATTTCCGAGGACCGCATGGAATGCTGCCGATTGCTCAAAATAGAGCCCTTGCGCAAGGCCATTATCGAGCGCGGTGTCAGTGTGCTCATTAATGGTGTCAGGCGCGATGAGCACCCCAGCCGCAAGGATCGAATCGCTTTCGAGCAACGCTGCAATCCTGATTATCTGCAAGTCAGTCCGCTCCTGGACTGGACCGAGATGGACATCTGGTCCTACATTGCCGGGCGCGGCTTGCCTTATTGCCAACTTTACGACCTCGGCTACCGTTCCTTGGGTTGCGTGCCGTGCACGGTTCTGGCGGGTCCAGGCAGCGCCGAACGTTCGGGCCGCGACGAGCGCAAGGAGAGTTGTCTTTCGACCCTCCATGACCTGGGCTACTTTTAA
- a CDS encoding tyrosine-type recombinase/integrase, with amino-acid sequence MSAFTANKDIRYLRSTFNLGKKKRWILENPVDGIDFLPVEKRLKYVPGPAEIEKVLAVTDPETRDYLTVIRETLARVSEVNRLTWEDVNLEGRYVVLYTRKKRGGHLTPRKVPMTDSLHAVLARRFKSRDPEKPWVFWHEYLSSKTGETVTGPYQDRKKFMRTLCKKAGVPYFRFHALRHSGASVLDQANVPIGSIQRILGHENRTTTEIYLHSLGDSEREAMRVV; translated from the coding sequence GTGTCCGCTTTTACCGCGAACAAGGATATCCGCTACCTGCGGTCCACCTTCAACCTTGGCAAGAAAAAGCGATGGATTCTGGAGAATCCAGTGGACGGCATCGACTTCCTGCCAGTTGAAAAGAGGCTTAAGTACGTGCCAGGACCGGCTGAGATCGAGAAGGTCCTTGCTGTCACCGATCCGGAGACGAGGGACTACCTGACGGTCATCCGCGAGACCCTGGCCAGGGTGAGCGAGGTCAACCGCCTGACGTGGGAAGACGTGAACCTGGAGGGCCGTTATGTCGTGCTCTATACTCGCAAGAAACGGGGCGGACACCTGACCCCCCGCAAGGTGCCCATGACCGACTCCTTGCACGCGGTACTCGCCCGCAGGTTCAAGTCGAGAGACCCGGAGAAGCCGTGGGTGTTCTGGCATGAGTACCTGAGCAGCAAGACTGGGGAGACCGTCACCGGGCCTTACCAGGACCGAAAGAAGTTCATGCGAACACTTTGTAAGAAAGCAGGGGTGCCTTACTTCCGCTTCCATGCCCTGCGTCACAGTGGTGCAAGCGTGCTCGACCAGGCCAATGTACCTATCGGTTCAATCCAGCGGATCCTCGGCCACGAAAATCGAACGACGACTGAGATATACCTGCATAGTCTGGGAGATAGCGAGAGAGAGGCCATGCGAGTCGTTTGA